Proteins encoded by one window of Deinococcus fonticola:
- a CDS encoding type IV toxin-antitoxin system AbiEi family antitoxin domain-containing protein has product MTSSLHRFQELSALADAQVGYFTAAQALNLGYSYPTQHHHTQQGSWQRTRHGLYRLSTYPLSPDEHLAELSLWSRNRQGEAQAVVSHHTALAFHELSDLLPEQIHLSVPRGFRKLAPPGVQLHTNEIPVADQQTQRGFQVTSVLRTLQDMVGTDLSPELLDQATMQAVERGLISAAQSKWLAKSFERKKRGE; this is encoded by the coding sequence ATGACTTCGAGCCTCCACCGTTTTCAGGAACTGTCCGCGCTGGCGGATGCCCAGGTCGGGTACTTCACTGCCGCGCAGGCCCTGAACCTGGGCTACAGCTATCCAACCCAGCATCACCACACCCAGCAAGGCAGCTGGCAACGGACACGACACGGCCTGTACCGCCTCAGCACCTACCCACTCTCTCCTGACGAACATCTGGCTGAACTGAGTCTCTGGAGCCGCAACCGTCAGGGTGAAGCGCAGGCGGTGGTCTCCCATCACACGGCGCTGGCCTTCCATGAACTCAGTGACCTGCTTCCAGAACAGATTCACCTCTCGGTACCCAGAGGGTTTCGTAAACTGGCACCGCCGGGCGTCCAGCTGCACACCAATGAGATTCCTGTTGCCGACCAGCAGACGCAACGTGGATTCCAGGTCACGTCCGTCCTGCGCACCCTGCAGGATATGGTGGGCACCGACCTTTCACCTGAACTGCTGGATCAGGCCACAATGCAGGCCGTAGAGCGGGGCCTGATCAGTGCCGCACAAAGCAAGTGGCTCGCCAAGAGCTTTGAACGCAAAAAACGTGGCGAGTGA
- a CDS encoding helix-turn-helix domain-containing protein, with the protein MKARNWKAVRQEAEQAGRIDESQVAALRGQMLAQVRAYKLAEVRAASGLSQQELAEQLQVSQSRISRIEHGDLDRTELATLRKFARAIGGELELTLKLGDERFTLG; encoded by the coding sequence ATGAAGGCCAGAAACTGGAAGGCAGTGCGTCAGGAAGCTGAACAAGCCGGACGTATTGATGAAAGCCAAGTGGCTGCACTGCGGGGACAGATGCTGGCGCAGGTACGCGCTTACAAACTCGCCGAAGTTCGGGCTGCGTCAGGACTCAGCCAGCAGGAACTGGCTGAGCAACTTCAGGTGTCTCAGTCACGAATTTCACGTATAGAGCACGGTGACCTCGACAGAACCGAACTGGCTACCCTCCGTAAATTTGCGCGGGCGATCGGCGGGGAGCTTGAATTGACCCTCAAGCTCGGTGATGAACGCTTTACACTGGGTTGA
- a CDS encoding type II toxin-antitoxin system RelE/ParE family toxin, whose product MAWEIILVGEVDEWFAGLDHATSQLVTAALDLLEDRGPMLGRPLVDTLTGSQLANLKELRPGSVGQTEIRILFVFDPKRQAILLTAGDKAGQWTQWYTEHIPLAESRYDLWLAGHYEEEL is encoded by the coding sequence ATGGCCTGGGAGATCATTCTGGTGGGTGAAGTGGATGAATGGTTCGCAGGGCTTGATCACGCCACTTCACAACTGGTGACGGCAGCGCTGGACTTACTGGAAGACCGTGGGCCAATGTTAGGTCGGCCCCTGGTCGATACCCTGACTGGCTCGCAACTGGCGAATCTCAAGGAACTGCGCCCTGGTTCAGTGGGACAGACCGAAATACGCATCCTGTTTGTTTTCGACCCCAAACGGCAGGCCATTTTGCTCACAGCAGGTGATAAAGCAGGGCAATGGACACAGTGGTACACCGAGCATATTCCGCTGGCAGAAAGTCGCTACGACCTCTGGCTGGCGGGTCACTACGAGGAGGAGCTATGA
- a CDS encoding tyrosine-type recombinase/integrase, with the protein MTLAPPTTALALSDLTDQALRIRAVEAAANYDVEGLTQVLMAYMRSGSSQGSRTSPHTLTAYRLGVRSFVPWAQASGVQLLRPGRRDGGRYLAYLQERPSCGRGRSGKLSAATVQQYIAGARALYRALDWAGATQINPFTNVSPPQDRTPAIVKRPPYRDELEEILHSCDKELSALLLLCAHAGLRIGEALQVKTDDIAGNILKVYGKGGKIRRVPLGKRVREALREVIPQTDNRLFHWTYSQAAYRMRKASRAAGHPGFWRGFHAARKSSGTRLYQKVGDFTRVAVFLGHSSVETTRKYVAVTDDDVSAEVEDF; encoded by the coding sequence GTGACGCTCGCCCCTCCGACCACCGCCCTGGCCCTCAGCGACCTGACCGATCAGGCCCTGCGGATTCGGGCGGTCGAGGCCGCCGCGAACTATGACGTGGAAGGTCTGACGCAGGTGCTGATGGCTTACATGCGCTCCGGGAGTTCGCAGGGCAGCCGCACCAGTCCGCACACCTTGACCGCTTACCGTCTGGGCGTCCGGAGTTTCGTTCCGTGGGCACAGGCGAGTGGTGTGCAGCTGCTCCGTCCCGGGCGGCGCGACGGTGGGCGCTACCTCGCGTATCTGCAAGAACGCCCTAGCTGTGGGCGGGGCCGCTCTGGAAAGCTTTCCGCCGCGACTGTACAGCAGTACATCGCAGGAGCCAGAGCGCTCTACCGCGCTCTGGACTGGGCAGGCGCGACCCAGATCAACCCCTTCACCAACGTCAGTCCACCACAAGACCGCACACCGGCCATCGTCAAAAGGCCACCTTACCGGGACGAACTTGAGGAAATACTGCATTCCTGCGATAAGGAACTCAGTGCACTGTTACTCCTGTGCGCCCACGCGGGCCTGCGCATCGGTGAGGCTCTCCAGGTCAAAACAGACGATATTGCTGGAAACATCCTCAAGGTTTATGGCAAAGGTGGGAAAATCCGGCGTGTTCCGCTCGGAAAGCGTGTGCGAGAAGCCTTACGTGAGGTCATTCCCCAAACTGACAACAGGTTGTTCCACTGGACATACAGCCAGGCCGCCTACCGGATGCGCAAGGCCAGTCGCGCTGCTGGTCATCCGGGTTTCTGGCGCGGATTTCACGCCGCCCGCAAGTCCAGCGGTACGCGGCTGTACCAGAAAGTCGGTGATTTTACCCGCGTAGCCGTATTTTTGGGGCATTCCAGTGTGGAAACCACCCGCAAGTATGTGGCGGTCACAGACGATGACGTTTCGGCAGAGGTCGAGGATTTTTGA
- a CDS encoding lipoprotein — MKKSLFLASIVLLLTGCAENNAPTAKPEISLSAERVTVVSGASEVTTEINLTRRNGHTEAVTLSVSGMPQGMSAVFEKSVLSASETVAKLQLKAINVPSQLYKLTVTADSPSAKTSTTLEVIVNIAD; from the coding sequence ATGAAAAAATCACTGTTCTTAGCATCTATTGTACTCTTGCTCACAGGCTGCGCAGAAAATAATGCGCCTACGGCGAAGCCAGAGATTAGTCTCAGTGCTGAAAGAGTCACGGTAGTCAGCGGTGCGTCGGAAGTGACCACAGAGATCAACCTGACTCGTCGGAACGGACACACTGAGGCGGTTACGCTCAGCGTGTCCGGGATGCCCCAGGGGATGAGTGCGGTATTTGAGAAGAGTGTTCTCAGTGCTTCGGAGACAGTGGCTAAACTTCAACTTAAAGCTATAAATGTTCCGTCCCAACTGTACAAACTTACGGTGACAGCCGACAGTCCTTCTGCAAAAACCAGCACCACGCTCGAGGTGATCGTAAACATTGCTGATTAG
- a CDS encoding transposase yields the protein MPGRTHSREFKLEVLEQIERKQKTTAQVCREHQLSPSLIHRWRKEVEMRGGAAFTDMKTGDQALERRIAELERYVGQLALENTVLKKSLANYRTRSGSK from the coding sequence ATGCCCGGACGAACCCACAGCCGCGAGTTCAAACTTGAAGTTCTTGAACAAATCGAACGCAAGCAGAAAACGACCGCCCAGGTGTGCCGCGAACACCAGCTTTCACCGAGCCTGATTCACCGGTGGCGCAAGGAAGTGGAAATGCGTGGCGGCGCGGCTTTTACCGATATGAAGACGGGAGATCAAGCGTTAGAGAGGCGAATTGCCGAACTGGAACGGTATGTCGGGCAACTTGCCCTGGAAAACACAGTTTTGAAAAAGTCGTTGGCGAACTACCGCACCAGGAGCGGCTCCAAATGA